The Treponema phagedenis DNA segment AACAATGACCTGAATAAAGCTTTTGCGATTATTGCAAAAGTAGCTGCGGAAGAAAAAGACCAAAACCTTGCAGACAAAAAAATGAGAGACGGCTTACAAAGCATTTATTCCTTTTTAGAAAAAATCAGAATGGAAGCGGTTGTTGATAAAAACGATGGAGCAAAGCCTTTTTGTTTGCAGGTTTCAGTAGGAGCCGATGATAAAAAACTTCCGCTTGCAAATGTTGAGGTTGTTGTTGAGTATCCTTTTTATACGGCTGAGACTCTTGTCGGCGAGATATCTTTTATTTTAACTACTGATGCAGAAGGTAAAATATTTTTTACTCTCCCGCCGAATAAAAATGAATCAAAGGCTCTTGTTTATATAAAAACACCTATCATTACTAATGAAGAAAATATTATACCTAAAAATCTTTTTTATTCATTAGCGTATGCCGATGCAGCCGCTCCTCAACATGGAAACGCAACGACAAAAAAGCGCATTTCTTCAATAATTTGTATTCTTGATTATAATAAAAATGGAACCGCTATTACTTATGATAACTTAACTTCTACCCGATTACTGGGCGGTTTAATGAAACGCAGATTCACCGGTGTAGGAATTGACACACAAGGAAATATCGGAAAAGTTCCTGATTCCGAAGTTATCGCCGCTGCCCGCAAAAAATTCGGCGGCGGAGTACGTCGTTTTATGTTCGGCTTGACACGGGTTGAAAAACTTGAAAAAGGCGAAGATGGACTTTGGTTATGCACTTTGTCGGGAAAACTTTCCGTCTGGGATTTTTCGACGGAAAAGTTCACCCATCATTTTACCGCCACCTACACAACTAAAGGCAAAACAGAAGCGCAGGCATATTCGCTCGCACGCACCAACATGGGGGATGTTGTTTTAGCTGAAGTTTTAAACTATGGATTATAACATATTTTAAAAACTTTTACGGAATCATACAGTAGGTTTATAAAAAGAGCCCGACACGGCGCAACGGCGAGCAAACTTACCATAGGCAAAATATAAACAGTCTTGCCTTCAAACTCATTTCTGCTTGGAGCCACGGGCGTCCGTGCCTGTTCTGAATGTGTCATCGGTGGGCGGTTACCATAGGAATGCTGAAGCCGCAATGTCCCACGTGATTTACAAAAAGTCTTTTATTACAGTCCACTCGGATATCAGCTTTTCAAAATTATAGCTTGCATTCGCGGGGCTTGTTGACGGCAGGGTAAAAACATTCGGTTCAATTTCTTCTATATTGTGAAATATCATAGAGTTAAAAAAGTGGTGAAAGAGTTTGCTTGCTGTTTTTCCGTTTAAAAAAATAGCTTGTATCTTTGTGTGTGATATAATTGAGCTGATATCGTTCGGCTTTGCATCTTTAATGCTTGCATCGGCAGCACCGGATATGCGACAGCTTTGAATGACATCGAATAAGGCGATATGGTATGCATGTAAAAATTTAATTTTGTCCGCCCTTGTTTGCGGCTCTTTTTTATCGATGAGGTTTGCAAGCAGCTTCCAAAATCTGTTCCGCTTATTGCCGTAATAAAATCCGGCGTCTCGTGATGCGGGCGAGGGAAAGCTTCCTAAAATCAATATTTTGGATTCGGAGTTGTATACGGGCGGAATCGGATGTGTTATAGCGGCGTTGTTCATAAAATTAAAAATGATGTTGTTGATAATTGTTTCATATCATTTTAGAAATAAGATGTCAATGCTGGTGGAACCCTTGCATAAACAAAGTTCGATTTTTCCAAAGATTGAAAATTCCTTCCATGTATGCTATACTGAAAGCATGACTGATATCCGAAAGATGCCGGTTGGTGTTCAAAGTTTTAAAGTTTTGCGAGAAAATAATTTCCTCTATGTTGATAAAACAGAATTTTTGAGGAAGCTTGTTAACTCGAGCAAGACTTATGTTTTACATCGTCCGCGTAGATTTGGAAAGAGTTTGTTTCTTTCGATGCTTGAGGCTTATTTTTGCGGGCAAAAAGAATTGTTTGCCGGTTTAAAAATTGAGGGGTATGAGGCTCAGCAAAATGAGCCATGGCAAAAGTATCCTGTATTACATTTGGATTTTAATCCCAACATGTATGATACTAAAGAAGATTTAGAAGATCTTTTGGACAATTATTTGCGTAAATGGGAAGATGTTTACGGAAGACCCGATACAGATTATAATATTTCTCAACGGTTTTCAAATGTTATTGAAAATGCTTACAACAAAACCGGTAAGCAGGTTGTTATTCTTGTTGACGAATACGATAAACCTCTTTTGCAAACTATGAATGTAAATGAGGAACTGAACGAAACATACCGCAGTATTTTAAAAGGTTTTTACGGTGTTATAAAATCTTCCGATGAATATATTCGACTTGCTTTTTTAACGGGTGTAACAAAATTCAGTAAGGTAAGTATTTTTAGCGATTTAAATAATTTAAAAGATATCAGCCTTCTTAACGGGTATTCAGAAATTTGCGGGATTACGCAAGAAGAGCTTGAACATAATTTTCAGCCCGAAATAAAAGCTATTTCCGAAAAGTATAATTATACGCGCGAAGAAGTTTTGGAAAGACTTAGAAAAAATTATGACGGCTATTTATTTCATCAAAACGGAAAACACGTTTATAATCCTTTTAGTCTTTTAAATGCACTTGATTCAAAGGAGTTTACCAAGTATTGGTTTGCAACAGGCACTCCGACTTTTTTGGTAAACTTATTAAAACAGGCTGAGTACGATTTGCGCGATGTTACGGAAAGAGCCGAGCTTGATAAAAATGCATTATTTGATTATCGCCCCAGTATGCAAAATCCTATTCCGATATTTTTTCAATCAGGATATTTGACAATAAAAAGTTATAATGAAGAGTTTGAGTTGTACAAGCTTGGATTTCCGAATATGGAAGTAAAGCAGGTTTTTTTTGATAATATGCTTCCGTCGTTTACTTCGATTGTAAAAGATGAGACAGGTCTTTATATAAAAAACTTTGTTTGCGATATGCGGGAAGGAAATGTGCAAGCTTTTATGGAGAGGCTTTACACTGCCTGCGCAAGTTTGCCTTACAGCACTGCATCAAAAAAAGATAAGTCGCTTCGCGAAAGAGATTATCAAATTGCCTTTTATATTATTTTTACGCTTATGGGTTATTATGCTGAAATTGAAACGCATAGCTCAAAGGGACGAGCGGATTTAGTTTTGCGCACAGATAAGGCGATTTATATTTTTGAATTTAAACTTGCGGTAAAAGCAAGTGCCGATGATGCGCTCAATCAAATAAAAGAAAAAGGCTATGCGGATAAATACAAAAAATGTGGAAAGGAAATTTTTCTTATCGGAGCAGTTTTCGGTGATGACATTACTGCGGAAACTCCCGGCATGTGGAAGATGGAAGAACTGAATTAAGAATCGGTTTTACTTAGCTTTTGCAGGCGGTGCAAACCAAAGCTTTAATCGGCCTCCGCTTACAAGCTGAATACATAGCCGTTGTTGCGAATGTTTTTAATTGCATCGCCCAGATGTTTATCCGCGCGGTTAAGTTTTTTTCGCAAGTGCGCAATATGAACGGAGATTGTCCGCTCTACTCCTTTATAAAACTGTCCGCCGCACGAGGAAACAAAAAGGCTTTCCGCGCTGATAGGTTTGTTGGAATGTTCAAGCAAGTTTAACAAAATCAAAAACTTGACAGGTGTTAAATCGAGACTGTTTTCCCTGAATGACCCCGTGTAGGATTTTTTGTTAAAAATAAATTCGTGAAGGAACACCTCATTATCCACTTAGACCGGTTTTAAATTCCGCCGTATCGGAATTGGTTATCTTAGGACTTGCCGGGTTATATATTGTAATATTTTTATAACTTTAAATTTTTATATGCAATAAAATTTGCGGGGATATAGCTGAGCGTCTTAAAAAAATCTTCATCTTCCGTAATATCTTTGCCATCAATAAAAACGCCGCCTGTATCACCTTTTATATTTCCCGCTAAATTTTTATAAGTGTTGTTTTACCCGAGGCTCCACTTCCCATTAAAACATGTAAACCTTTTTGAAAGTTAAGATCAATATTATCGAGAGCCTTTTTATCATTAATTTTTTTTGTTAAATTTTTAATCTCTATTGTCATGCCAATGAAGCTCCGTTTTATGCTAAAATCCGGTTTTGATTTGATATCAAGAATACTATCATATTTTTAAAATAAGCTATTGCGAGTATAACGGTTTGTAGGGCTTACACATGAACAAGGGTAGCCACCCTTTGAACCCGCTTTTGAGTGCTTTTAAGACTCGTGGGTTTGGTTTTGACACAGAGGGTAAAACCAGAACAGATACGAACATTAAAACCGGATTCGGCATTCCTACAGTAAGTTTGCTCACCCGTGCTCAATTCCAAATGATGTTTAAAAGCATCAACACAAAACTATAAAATTGAAGCTTTAAAACTCGCAGGTTTAGTTTTTGACACGGACGTCAAAACTCAGAACGGGCATGGACGCCCGTGGTTCCACACAGAATTGAGTTTGAAAACTACCACAGCTATATAAACAGGAGTTTTCAAACTCATAGGTATAATTTTGCCACGGACTGCAAAACTCAGAACCGCCACGGATGGCGGTGGTTCTAAGCAGAAACGATGTTTTAAAGCAAAAGTATTTGTAAAGCTTTAAAACTCGTGGTTTAGTTTTTGCCATGGACGTCAAAAACTAAACCGTTGTGTCGAGCTCTTTTTTATAAAATTTTTACGTGTTGGATAAGATGTATTAAAAAACGAATCGACTTATTAAAAAAATGTTATACTAGTTTAACTTGACAATAATTCAGGGTATAATTTATAATACGGTAAATTTTAGGAGGTTACTATGAGTATTATTGAATCTTTAAAACAACGAAGAAGTTATTATGAAATTAACAAAGACATTCCGATTTCACAGGAAGAGATTGAAAGAAAAATAAAAGAACTCACCGAGCTTGTACCGGATGCATTTAATAT contains these protein-coding regions:
- a CDS encoding DNA-deoxyinosine glycosylase; amino-acid sequence: MNNAAITHPIPPVYNSESKILILGSFPSPASRDAGFYYGNKRNRFWKLLANLIDKKEPQTRADKIKFLHAYHIALFDVIQSCRISGAADASIKDAKPNDISSIISHTKIQAIFLNGKTASKLFHHFFNSMIFHNIEEIEPNVFTLPSTSPANASYNFEKLISEWTVIKDFL
- a CDS encoding ATP-binding protein; the encoded protein is MTDIRKMPVGVQSFKVLRENNFLYVDKTEFLRKLVNSSKTYVLHRPRRFGKSLFLSMLEAYFCGQKELFAGLKIEGYEAQQNEPWQKYPVLHLDFNPNMYDTKEDLEDLLDNYLRKWEDVYGRPDTDYNISQRFSNVIENAYNKTGKQVVILVDEYDKPLLQTMNVNEELNETYRSILKGFYGVIKSSDEYIRLAFLTGVTKFSKVSIFSDLNNLKDISLLNGYSEICGITQEELEHNFQPEIKAISEKYNYTREEVLERLRKNYDGYLFHQNGKHVYNPFSLLNALDSKEFTKYWFATGTPTFLVNLLKQAEYDLRDVTERAELDKNALFDYRPSMQNPIPIFFQSGYLTIKSYNEEFELYKLGFPNMEVKQVFFDNMLPSFTSIVKDETGLYIKNFVCDMREGNVQAFMERLYTACASLPYSTASKKDKSLRERDYQIAFYIIFTLMGYYAEIETHSSKGRADLVLRTDKAIYIFEFKLAVKASADDALNQIKEKGYADKYKKCGKEIFLIGAVFGDDITAETPGMWKMEELN
- a CDS encoding winged helix-turn-helix domain-containing protein, with protein sequence MDNEVFLHEFIFNKKSYTGSFRENSLDLTPVKFLILLNLLEHSNKPISAESLFVSSCGGQFYKGVERTISVHIAHLRKKLNRADKHLGDAIKNIRNNGYVFSL